A genomic stretch from Harpia harpyja isolate bHarHar1 chromosome 20, bHarHar1 primary haplotype, whole genome shotgun sequence includes:
- the CXCL14 gene encoding C-X-C motif chemokine 14: MKLLTAALLLLFIAMCLASAEGVKCKCSRKGPKIRFSNVRKLEIKPRYPFCVEEMIIVTLWTRVRGEQQHCLNPKRQNTVRLLKWYRVWKEKGRVYEE, encoded by the exons ATGAAGCTCCTGACAGCAGCTTTGCTCCTGCTGTTCATCGCCATGTGCTTAGCCAGCGCGGAAG GCGTAAAGTGCAAATGTTCAAGAAAAGGTCCAAAAATAAGATTCTCTAATGTACGGAAGCTGGAAATAAAACCGAGGTACCCATTTTGCGTGGAAGAGATGATTAT CGTGACTCTGTGGACACGGGTGAgaggggagcagcagcactgcttaAACCCCAAACGCCAAAATACAGTGAGACTGCTGAAGTGGTACAGAGTATGGAAAGAGAAAGGCAG GGTTTATGAAGAATAA